In Bacillus sp. S3, the sequence ATTCGTTCATAAAATTCCTGTTCGGTAATATCAATCGTTTCTTTATAAAATTCATCATTGATTACTACATGCAGGGGAATAACGTGTATATGATGCTTCTCAATAAACTCCTTGCTCAAAGAGGCTGTTGTATCTGTAATCCAAGCGATTTTTGCCTTGTTCATTATAATCATCTTCCTTTAGTGGTGATCTTAACGGTTAAAAAAAAATAATTTTAATTTCCTATCTAGCCTCAACAATACAAAAATGAACACTTGATGACTAGTTACATCTGTCATGCTCAAAAGTGAACATTCTGTGAAAACTGCAGATGAACGAAGTTTAAAAGCCTGAAAGTGTGATTTAAATCACTTAGTCGCAGTGAAATAATTCATATAATCACTATGGATATAGGGAAAACATAAATAAGGAGTGTTCAGATTGCTAGACCAAAAAACGATTGATATCATAAAATCTACGGTACCGGTATTAGAAAAACACGGAGAAACGATTACGACACGGTTCTATCAATTGATGTTTGGGAACCACCCTGAACTATTAAATATCTTTAATCATGCCAATCAAAAGCAAGGAAGACAGCAGAAGGCACTTGCCGGAACGGTATATGCTGCTGCCATGTATATCGACAATCTTGAAGCGATTCTGCCAGTGGTGAAACAAATTGCCCACAAACATAGAAGTCTCGGTATTAAGCCTGAGCATTATCCAATAGTCGGAAAGCATCTTTTATTAGCCATTAAGGATGTATTAGGGGATGCAGCAACAGACGAAATTATCAATGCTTGGGCCGAAGCCTATAATGTCATTGCAGATGCGTTTATCAGTGTTGAAGCAGAAATGTATGATGAAGCAACAAACCAAGACGGCGGATGGGACGGATTCCGCAGCTTTATTGTTGACAGGAAAGTAGTTGAAAGTGATGTTATTACTTCTTTCTACTTAAAACCGGCGGATCACAAAGGAATTTCAAGTTTCATCCCTGGTCAATATATTAGTATAAAGTTAGAAATAGAGGGAGAAAAATATACCCACATTCGTCAATACAGCCTGTCGGATTCACCAGGTAAG encodes:
- the hmpA gene encoding NO-inducible flavohemoprotein, whose translation is MLDQKTIDIIKSTVPVLEKHGETITTRFYQLMFGNHPELLNIFNHANQKQGRQQKALAGTVYAAAMYIDNLEAILPVVKQIAHKHRSLGIKPEHYPIVGKHLLLAIKDVLGDAATDEIINAWAEAYNVIADAFISVEAEMYDEATNQDGGWDGFRSFIVDRKVVESDVITSFYLKPADHKGISSFIPGQYISIKLEIEGEKYTHIRQYSLSDSPGKDYYRISVKREAGTANPDGMVSNFLHDGVNEGDILNISAPAGDFVLDMEKTNPVVLLSGGVGLTPMLSMLKTVVEMQPGRNVTFVHAAANSNVHALRDEVEELAALDHVKSYIFYDAPTEEDRVNNRFDVEGFITRDWLNDKVAIGEADFYFCGPVPFMKAMNRSLKELGVNEDRIHFEFFGPKGSLED